One part of the Xylanimonas allomyrinae genome encodes these proteins:
- a CDS encoding TetR/AcrR family transcriptional regulator: MSLGKDEQPVRRRRRGPALESALLDAAWQEIVEHGYDGLTYEGVAARASTSRAVVYRRWPTRPELAQAAVLHGARGVPYHPVDTGTLRGDLRAHLLWANGARISVAVIAATRLGGYFAETGTGPGDLRELLLDGRAPRTDALYANAVARGELDPARLTPRVRALAFDLFRAELLMTLRPVAEETIDAILDEVVMPLLIPPVADGR, translated from the coding sequence GTGTCTCTTGGAAAGGACGAGCAACCGGTCCGGCGCCGCCGGCGCGGCCCCGCGCTGGAGTCCGCCCTGCTCGACGCCGCCTGGCAGGAGATCGTCGAGCACGGGTACGACGGGCTCACCTACGAGGGAGTGGCCGCGCGCGCGTCGACGAGCCGCGCCGTCGTCTACCGGCGCTGGCCGACCAGGCCCGAGCTCGCCCAGGCCGCCGTGCTGCACGGCGCACGCGGTGTGCCCTACCACCCCGTCGACACGGGCACGCTGCGCGGGGACCTGCGCGCGCACCTGCTGTGGGCCAACGGCGCCCGCATCAGCGTGGCCGTCATCGCCGCCACACGCCTGGGCGGGTACTTCGCCGAGACCGGCACCGGGCCGGGCGACCTGCGCGAGCTGCTGCTCGACGGCCGGGCGCCCCGCACCGACGCGCTCTACGCGAACGCCGTCGCACGGGGCGAGCTCGACCCCGCCCGCCTGACCCCGCGCGTGCGGGCGCTCGCCTTCGACCTGTTCCGCGCCGAGCTGCTCATGACGCTGAGGCCGGTCGCCGAGGAGACGATCGACGCGATCCTCGACGAGGTCGTGATGCCGCTGCTGATCCCGCCGGTCGCCGACGGCCGGTAG
- a CDS encoding MDR family MFS transporter produces the protein MTTTPAEARPSRTGMDPEVTRTAWTVLVGGLAVLFDTTIVAVAIRTLATDLHVGLTTIQWVSTAYLLALGVAVPLVGWAQRVLGAKRLWMTALAIFLLGSVLCSLAWSAASLIAFRVVQGLGGGILMPLMMTIIMQAARGQNLGRMAVIIGLPVALGPIIGPVIGGLILQNLHWSWLFWVNVPFCVAGLVLARRFLAPDGPVQRVRLDVVGLALLAPGLVGVLYGLSNVSRDGGFTRTDVWAPAAAGLVLVAAFCLWAVPRGRAALVNVRLLAHRPLATSSVLMGLSGFGLFGAMFLLPLYFQGVRGHDVLGAGLLLVPQGVGALASRVALGRVIDKVGPRWITLTSFAMVALATVPFALAGAATSQAWLMVVLFFRGLGLGSAIIPLMAHAFAGLAHDDVPDASIVSRLIQQLGGSFGTAVLATVLASATAGAGTVADMADGFDQAFWVAVAFTMLAVALSFLLPAEPPGRQQTAAQGARAPEGAAANG, from the coding sequence ATGACGACAACACCCGCGGAGGCGCGCCCGTCCCGCACCGGGATGGACCCCGAGGTGACCCGCACCGCCTGGACCGTCCTCGTCGGCGGCCTCGCCGTCCTCTTCGACACCACCATCGTCGCCGTCGCGATCCGCACGCTCGCCACGGACCTGCACGTCGGGCTCACCACGATCCAGTGGGTGAGCACGGCCTACCTGCTCGCGCTCGGCGTCGCGGTGCCGCTGGTCGGCTGGGCGCAGCGCGTCCTGGGCGCCAAACGGCTGTGGATGACGGCGCTGGCGATCTTCCTGCTCGGGTCGGTGCTGTGCTCGCTGGCATGGTCCGCGGCCAGCCTCATCGCGTTCCGGGTCGTGCAGGGACTCGGCGGCGGCATCCTCATGCCGCTCATGATGACGATCATCATGCAAGCGGCCCGCGGCCAGAACCTCGGCCGGATGGCCGTCATCATCGGCCTGCCGGTCGCGCTCGGACCCATCATCGGCCCGGTCATCGGCGGGCTCATCCTGCAGAACCTGCACTGGTCGTGGCTGTTCTGGGTCAACGTGCCCTTCTGCGTCGCGGGCCTGGTGCTCGCCCGGCGCTTCCTCGCCCCCGACGGCCCCGTCCAGCGGGTGCGCCTGGACGTCGTCGGCCTCGCGCTGCTCGCTCCCGGCCTGGTGGGCGTGCTGTACGGCCTGAGCAACGTCTCGCGCGACGGCGGGTTCACGCGGACCGACGTCTGGGCGCCCGCCGCCGCGGGGCTGGTCCTCGTCGCCGCGTTCTGCCTGTGGGCGGTGCCGCGCGGGCGCGCGGCCCTGGTCAACGTGCGGCTGCTCGCGCACCGGCCGCTCGCGACGTCGTCGGTGCTCATGGGGCTGTCGGGGTTCGGCCTGTTCGGGGCGATGTTCCTGCTGCCGCTGTACTTCCAGGGGGTGCGCGGCCACGACGTCCTGGGCGCGGGGCTGCTGCTCGTGCCGCAGGGCGTCGGGGCGCTCGCGAGCCGGGTCGCGCTCGGCCGCGTCATCGACAAGGTCGGGCCGCGCTGGATCACTCTGACCTCGTTCGCCATGGTCGCCCTGGCGACCGTGCCGTTCGCCCTGGCGGGCGCCGCGACGAGCCAGGCGTGGCTCATGGTCGTGCTGTTCTTCCGGGGGCTCGGGCTGGGGTCCGCGATCATCCCGCTCATGGCGCACGCGTTCGCGGGGCTCGCGCACGACGACGTCCCCGACGCGTCGATCGTCAGCCGCCTCATCCAGCAGCTCGGCGGATCGTTCGGCACGGCCGTGCTGGCGACGGTCCTCGCGAGCGCGACGGCGGGCGCCGGGACGGTCGCCGACATGGCGGACGGGTTCGACCAGGCGTTCTGGGTGGCGGTCGCGTTCACGATGCTCGCCGTGGCGCTCTCGTTCCTGCTGCCGGCCGAGCCCCCCGGCAGGCAGCAGACAGCGGCACAGGGCGCTCGGGCGCCCGAGGGTGCGGCCGCGAACGGGTAG
- a CDS encoding DUF2520 domain-containing protein has protein sequence MPTVHDAAPRARALARVSVVGDGRMGRALAEALRGAGVAVTGPLGRGADAAGARVVLLAVPDAAIADAASCVAVGAFVGHLSGATTLAPLTGHRAFSLHPLTTVTAAGARFDGVPAAVAGSDDDALGVALDLAAVLGLRPFEVADADRVAYHAAAAVASNFLVTLEGLAERLAATAGVGRQALVPLVRASVENWARLGARDALTGPVARGDDDVVAAHRAAVAERAPDALELFDALVAATRDLGDTA, from the coding sequence ATGCCCACCGTGCACGACGCCGCCCCGCGTGCGCGCGCCCTCGCGCGCGTGAGCGTGGTGGGCGACGGCCGCATGGGCCGCGCGCTCGCCGAAGCCCTGCGCGGGGCGGGCGTCGCGGTCACCGGGCCGCTCGGGCGGGGCGCGGACGCGGCCGGTGCGCGCGTCGTCCTGCTGGCCGTCCCCGACGCCGCGATCGCCGACGCCGCCTCCTGCGTCGCCGTGGGCGCGTTCGTCGGGCACCTGTCGGGGGCCACCACGCTCGCCCCGCTCACGGGCCACCGCGCCTTCAGCCTCCACCCGCTCACGACCGTCACGGCGGCGGGCGCGCGCTTCGACGGCGTGCCGGCGGCCGTCGCCGGCTCCGACGACGACGCGCTGGGCGTCGCCCTGGACCTGGCCGCCGTGCTGGGCCTGCGCCCGTTCGAGGTCGCCGACGCCGACCGCGTCGCCTACCACGCCGCAGCCGCCGTCGCCTCGAACTTCCTGGTCACGCTCGAAGGGCTCGCCGAGCGCCTCGCCGCGACGGCCGGCGTCGGACGCCAGGCGCTCGTGCCGCTGGTGCGTGCGAGCGTCGAGAACTGGGCGCGGCTCGGGGCGCGGGACGCGCTCACGGGCCCCGTCGCGCGCGGTGACGACGACGTCGTCGCCGCCCACCGCGCGGCGGTCGCCGAACGCGCGCCCGACGCGCTCGAGCTGTTCGACGCGCTCGTCGCCGCCACCCGAGACCTGGGAGACACCGCATGA